The proteins below come from a single Methanothrix thermoacetophila PT genomic window:
- a CDS encoding NifU family protein, with the protein MKEEVESTLESIRNVLRIEGGDVELVDINDGVVYVKLTGSCAGCPFSQMTLRNFVERELKKNVSGVKAVESV; encoded by the coding sequence ATGAAGGAAGAGGTTGAGTCCACCCTCGAGTCCATAAGGAATGTGCTGAGAATAGAGGGTGGGGATGTAGAGCTTGTGGATATAAACGATGGTGTTGTGTATGTGAAGCTCACGGGGAGCTGCGCAGGATGTCCATTTTCCCAGATGACTCTCAGGAACTTCGTGGAGCGTGAGCTTAAAAAGAACGTATCGGGCGTTAAGGCTGTAGAGTCTGTATAG
- a CDS encoding MJ1244 family protein has product MKSMVKVFIDHEHLLKVMNILTEVGITGFYIYEYKGMSPGVWKDFRLREDPEMTLDAIRNFSEPGVMVNTVVSSNRCERLVQSLEQGLKGKRFTVIIQPVTSIKVRGD; this is encoded by the coding sequence ATGAAGAGCATGGTGAAGGTTTTTATCGACCACGAACATCTCCTCAAGGTCATGAACATCCTCACAGAAGTGGGAATTACAGGCTTTTACATCTATGAGTACAAGGGGATGTCTCCCGGGGTCTGGAAGGATTTTCGTCTCAGGGAAGATCCGGAGATGACGCTTGATGCGATCAGGAACTTCTCAGAGCCAGGGGTTATGGTGAATACCGTTGTCAGCTCAAACAGATGTGAGCGTCTTGTTCAGAGTCTGGAGCAAGGTTTAAAGGGAAAGAGGTTCACAGTGATCATACAACCGGTGACATCGATAAAGGTCAGAGGAGATTAA
- a CDS encoding cobalt-precorrin-5B (C(1))-methyltransferase, with translation MIDPVTGFRIPDEWLRRSSLDDIEEKIKSGLWVLLSNGQVLRRGLTTGTTASAACKGAVLSLAGDVEEVDVWTPSGITVRVKVEASCGRCAARKDAGDHGSDITHGMMIVASASPSERSELIAGDGIGRIGRSGLSTDIGKPAISRSARAQIMRAIEEGVRETGLGGARVHLSVPDGRRIALKTLNPSVGVDGGISILGSTGFVEPWNEHLEDCISESLNVLDRVVATTGRTGLRYSRMLFPEHTAVLIGSKLDLLRMRTGETVLCGLPGLILRWAEPEMLNGTGYATVAEMIEQEPDHPAIDRALEHLEKMFPGTRIVLIKRDGSIYRDTG, from the coding sequence ATGATAGATCCCGTTACCGGTTTTAGGATTCCAGATGAATGGCTCAGGAGATCTTCTCTGGATGACATCGAGGAGAAGATAAAGAGCGGTCTGTGGGTTCTCCTCTCGAACGGTCAGGTGCTCCGCAGAGGTTTGACAACGGGGACTACAGCATCAGCAGCATGCAAGGGCGCGGTGCTATCCCTGGCGGGAGATGTGGAGGAGGTTGATGTCTGGACCCCATCTGGAATAACGGTCAGGGTAAAGGTGGAAGCCTCCTGTGGTAGATGCGCCGCTCGGAAGGACGCGGGGGATCACGGCTCCGATATCACTCATGGTATGATGATCGTCGCAAGCGCATCTCCATCAGAGCGCTCAGAGCTGATCGCTGGAGATGGCATCGGGAGGATAGGAAGGAGTGGGCTCTCCACCGATATCGGCAAGCCCGCCATAAGCAGATCTGCGCGTGCTCAGATAATGAGGGCGATCGAGGAGGGTGTGAGGGAGACAGGCCTGGGCGGAGCCCGGGTGCACCTCTCTGTTCCTGATGGAAGGAGAATCGCGCTCAAGACCCTGAACCCGAGCGTTGGAGTTGATGGCGGGATATCAATACTGGGATCAACGGGATTCGTCGAGCCTTGGAATGAGCATCTTGAGGATTGCATATCCGAATCGCTCAATGTACTGGACAGGGTTGTGGCCACAACCGGAAGAACAGGTCTCAGGTACAGCAGGATGCTCTTTCCGGAGCATACAGCAGTCCTCATTGGCTCTAAGCTCGATCTGCTCAGGATGCGCACCGGAGAGACCGTGCTCTGCGGCCTTCCCGGGCTGATACTCAGGTGGGCGGAGCCTGAGATGCTCAATGGCACAGGCTATGCGACAGTGGCTGAGATGATCGAGCAAGAGCCAGATCACCCGGCGATCGACAGAGCGCTTGAGCATCTCGAAAAGATGTTTCCTGGTACAAGGATAGTTCTGATAAAGAGAGACGGGAGTATCTACAGGGATACAGGGTAA
- a CDS encoding SAM-dependent methyltransferase, translating into MPSESRLSIVGIGPGNPGSMTLRARRMIKDADFVVGYRRYLDLIQPLLKDKRVYPGRMGGEVERARLAVELLDDGSVALISSGDPNVYGMASLALEIALTSVDPSRIEVVPGVTAFSAAACRAGVVFRDSLAVVSLSDLLTPWEDIWRRVRLAASMGMPLALYNPRSSRRDWQLSEALEILKNAGRGGRTVVVARNVSRKGESIRRSTVDEMLHDAGEIDMLTLLIIGGEQGHVSDGGISIAGVGPGSIENLTHEVVEKVRSATLVLGAEMHLECIKEIIAGEVFTGAGSREDRQVQRLERAVCELENGGLPVITVGGDPSIFSAAGRYIGMGRSLGMLPGVSAFSAAAARAGAPISNDFALLSGSVPPEKLSALADAGFSMFLYNASAYTIKSISDWLPGSRPCAVARDVTRRDEILEVCRASELGDLRLDGSRYTLVVSGPGSRIRDGMIVASRGYEKKYCV; encoded by the coding sequence TTGCCCTCGGAGAGTAGGCTCAGCATCGTCGGTATCGGCCCTGGAAATCCGGGATCCATGACACTCCGCGCCAGGAGGATGATAAAGGATGCGGATTTCGTTGTTGGCTACCGCAGGTATCTCGATCTCATACAGCCCCTTCTTAAAGATAAAAGGGTATATCCGGGGAGAATGGGAGGAGAGGTCGAGCGGGCGAGGCTCGCCGTCGAGCTTCTCGATGATGGGTCCGTGGCGCTGATCAGCAGCGGTGATCCTAATGTGTACGGCATGGCGAGCCTCGCCCTTGAGATCGCCCTCACCTCAGTCGATCCCTCCAGGATCGAGGTCGTTCCCGGAGTTACTGCGTTTTCAGCTGCAGCCTGCAGAGCAGGGGTTGTGTTCAGAGACTCTCTGGCTGTTGTGAGCCTGAGCGATCTTCTCACTCCCTGGGAGGATATCTGGCGCAGGGTCCGGCTCGCAGCGTCCATGGGAATGCCGCTCGCCCTGTACAACCCCAGAAGCTCCCGTAGAGACTGGCAGCTCTCTGAGGCTCTTGAGATCCTGAAAAACGCAGGAAGAGGCGGGCGCACGGTCGTCGTCGCGAGGAACGTCTCCCGGAAGGGAGAGTCGATACGGAGAAGCACTGTGGACGAGATGCTTCACGATGCCGGAGAGATCGATATGCTCACACTCCTGATAATAGGAGGAGAGCAGGGGCATGTGTCTGATGGAGGGATATCGATAGCCGGGGTGGGTCCCGGAAGCATCGAGAATCTCACGCATGAGGTTGTGGAGAAAGTGCGATCCGCGACACTCGTCCTGGGGGCTGAGATGCATCTTGAGTGCATAAAGGAGATCATCGCCGGAGAGGTTTTCACAGGCGCGGGAAGTCGCGAGGATAGACAGGTCCAGAGGCTTGAGAGGGCGGTGTGTGAGTTGGAGAATGGCGGATTACCGGTCATCACTGTTGGTGGCGATCCAAGCATATTCAGCGCGGCCGGGCGCTACATCGGTATGGGGCGATCTCTGGGAATGCTTCCAGGCGTGAGCGCGTTCTCCGCGGCCGCAGCGAGAGCAGGCGCGCCGATCTCGAACGATTTCGCGCTGCTATCCGGATCGGTTCCACCAGAAAAACTGTCTGCACTTGCAGATGCAGGGTTCAGCATGTTTCTGTATAATGCGAGTGCATATACGATAAAAAGCATCTCAGACTGGCTGCCAGGCTCAAGACCTTGCGCTGTGGCCAGGGACGTGACACGGAGAGACGAGATACTGGAGGTATGCAGGGCATCAGAGCTTGGGGATCTTCGGCTTGATGGATCTAGGTACACGTTGGTTGTATCAGGGCCGGGGTCCAGAATTAGAGATGGGATGATCGTGGCGAGCAGGGGCTATGAGAAAAAGTACTGTGTGTGA
- a CDS encoding SDR family oxidoreductase — MRNKKIAVTGGAGFIGSNIVRALCDENDVTVIDNMSTGRRENLRGLEGRIRFVECDINDIKMLKREFESVDYVLHQAALPSVQRSIMDPMATNRSNIDGTLSVLVAAMDCGVKRVVFASSSAVYGDSPELPKRESLIPRPMSPYAVTKLVGEHYCRVFYEIYGIECVSLRYFNVFGPGQDPASEYAAVIPKFIDAVLSGSQPVVYGDGEQTRDFVYVDDVVRANILACLSPGAPGLAINIGTGYATSLNRLLDAIGRVLKRYIHPIYTEPRPGDVRDSVADITLAREVLGYAPEYGLEDGLNEMLKCRPA, encoded by the coding sequence TTGAGGAACAAGAAAATAGCGGTAACCGGCGGTGCAGGATTCATAGGATCGAACATCGTCCGGGCTCTATGTGATGAGAATGATGTCACTGTCATCGATAATATGAGCACAGGACGGCGCGAGAACCTGCGCGGTTTGGAGGGGCGCATCAGGTTTGTGGAATGTGATATAAATGATATCAAGATGCTGAAAAGAGAGTTCGAGTCTGTGGACTACGTGCTCCATCAGGCCGCCCTTCCATCGGTTCAGCGATCGATAATGGATCCCATGGCGACAAACAGGAGCAACATCGATGGGACGCTCTCTGTGCTCGTTGCGGCAATGGATTGTGGTGTGAAAAGAGTTGTGTTCGCATCATCCTCTGCCGTTTACGGAGATTCTCCGGAGCTCCCGAAGAGGGAGAGTCTGATTCCGAGGCCGATGAGCCCTTATGCTGTGACGAAGCTGGTGGGCGAGCATTACTGCAGGGTATTCTATGAGATATACGGGATCGAGTGCGTCTCCCTGAGATACTTCAACGTCTTCGGCCCCGGCCAGGACCCGGCATCTGAATATGCCGCCGTCATCCCGAAGTTCATTGATGCGGTTCTCTCAGGCAGCCAGCCTGTGGTCTATGGCGATGGCGAGCAGACGAGGGATTTTGTATACGTTGATGATGTCGTGCGGGCGAACATCCTCGCATGCCTGTCTCCCGGGGCGCCAGGTCTTGCGATCAACATCGGCACAGGATATGCCACAAGCCTGAACCGGTTGCTCGATGCAATAGGAAGAGTCCTGAAAAGGTATATCCACCCCATCTACACCGAACCGCGCCCTGGTGATGTGAGGGATTCTGTGGCCGACATCACCCTCGCCAGAGAGGTGCTTGGGTACGCGCCAGAATATGGGCTTGAGGATGGGCTGAATGAGATGCTGAAGTGCCGGCCTGCATGA
- a CDS encoding NAD(P)/FAD-dependent oxidoreductase: MYDLIVIGGGPAGASAALEGAGLGLSVLLIEKEKFPRYKPCGGALSEKARSYLRFRIPDEVIDAEVSRIRIFFRDRCAEISRPERLSTLVTRSVFDDILVRRAADAGAEVLFGKKATGISEEDGCVRIMAGESYKGRLLVLADGHTGMLSRKICPGDGMRGVCLVSEVAAEETNDCMEIHFGEVDRGYAWVFPHGSYLSVGAGGLGSSNIRVIMDRLMRARGFRGRIHGHTIPLSGPSRYLGGRRTMLCGDSAGMVDPFTGEGIAYAVRSGQIAAQVASEHLSDGCDLVEYQHRCKREIGDDLRASFLLARIMHRFPDQLFNMFMDDRSLLERYIDIHSHGLSYRSFLKWLAPRAPAKLMASKISKMV, encoded by the coding sequence ATGTACGACCTGATAGTGATTGGTGGAGGGCCGGCGGGCGCATCTGCTGCTCTTGAAGGCGCCGGGCTCGGCCTGAGTGTACTTCTCATAGAGAAGGAGAAATTCCCGCGCTACAAGCCGTGCGGTGGTGCTCTATCAGAGAAGGCGAGGTCATACCTGAGATTCAGGATTCCAGATGAGGTTATTGATGCAGAGGTCTCCCGGATAAGGATATTTTTCAGGGATCGGTGTGCTGAGATCTCAAGGCCCGAAAGGCTCTCAACACTTGTCACAAGGAGCGTGTTCGATGATATTCTCGTGAGAAGAGCAGCGGACGCTGGAGCAGAGGTTCTCTTTGGCAAAAAGGCCACAGGGATATCAGAAGAAGATGGCTGCGTCCGTATAATGGCAGGGGAGAGTTATAAGGGAAGGCTTCTGGTGCTGGCGGATGGTCACACGGGGATGCTGAGCAGGAAGATATGCCCAGGAGATGGAATGAGGGGGGTGTGTCTTGTCTCAGAAGTAGCGGCCGAAGAGACCAATGACTGCATGGAGATACACTTCGGGGAGGTGGATAGGGGCTACGCCTGGGTGTTCCCACACGGAAGCTACCTCTCCGTCGGCGCTGGCGGTCTTGGATCATCAAACATAAGAGTTATCATGGACAGACTCATGAGGGCAAGGGGATTTCGCGGCAGGATCCATGGCCACACGATCCCTCTCTCGGGACCATCCAGATATCTTGGAGGCAGGAGAACGATGCTATGCGGCGATTCTGCTGGCATGGTGGATCCATTCACAGGAGAGGGAATTGCCTACGCTGTGCGGTCCGGCCAGATCGCCGCGCAGGTCGCCTCTGAACATCTCAGTGATGGATGCGATCTTGTGGAGTATCAACACAGGTGCAAAAGAGAGATCGGAGACGATCTAAGGGCGTCATTCCTTCTGGCCCGTATCATGCACCGCTTTCCAGATCAGCTTTTCAACATGTTCATGGACGACAGATCGCTTCTGGAAAGATACATAGACATACATTCGCACGGGCTTAGCTACAGGAGCTTTTTAAAATGGCTCGCGCCGAGAGCTCCGGCGAAGCTCATGGCATCGAAGATCTCGAAGATGGTTTGA
- a CDS encoding helix-turn-helix transcriptional regulator — MIEEALEYIRSNPDGVLQSDLWKALGIDSRKCSRIVAKLLKDGLITREEELADGVRTYRLRAVERPECTDRFTPLMASDIFDPCAGCTDECVPERCPKLSEWLFALAFSKSSGEKPHAAASL; from the coding sequence ATGATAGAGGAAGCACTGGAGTATATCAGGTCCAATCCGGATGGAGTTCTCCAGAGCGATCTCTGGAAGGCCCTTGGAATTGACTCGCGAAAATGCTCCCGGATAGTCGCAAAGCTGCTCAAGGATGGGCTGATAACACGGGAGGAGGAGCTCGCCGACGGCGTCAGGACGTATCGGCTCAGGGCAGTCGAGCGGCCGGAGTGCACAGATCGATTCACCCCGCTCATGGCATCTGATATCTTCGATCCATGCGCGGGATGCACCGATGAGTGCGTTCCGGAGCGATGCCCAAAGCTGAGCGAGTGGCTCTTCGCACTGGCGTTCAGCAAGAGCTCCGGAGAGAAACCGCATGCTGCTGCAAGCCTCTGA
- a CDS encoding KamA family radical SAM protein: protein MRYVTDIMDVMQLKEDERKDLSSVTENFAFRASSYYLSLIDWNDPQDPLRKIVIPDANEMYNWGTKDPSRERSYTVLPGLQHKYRQTALMLVSNACGSLCRFCFRKRIFIDSHHETAIDLPRALDYIREHREITNVLLSGGDPLMLSTERLEEIVRRLRDIDHVQIIRIGTKLPVYNPFRITEDPSLLEIVKRYSHENRRIYFVIQFNHPKEISSETLKAVSQLQEAGAITVSQTPLLRGVNDNPETLAQLFKKLSFIGVSPYYVFQCRPSIGNYHFQVPVETSYAIVEKAKSMCSGLAKRAKFVMSHATGKIEVVGLTDRYVYMKYAQAADPENIGMFMVFERNPAAFWFDDYSDPVDHHRLDAEETRAAGDVYISQSDDGGELHAATTMD from the coding sequence ATGAGATATGTGACAGACATAATGGATGTCATGCAGCTGAAGGAGGATGAGAGAAAGGACCTATCCAGTGTAACGGAGAACTTCGCATTCAGAGCCAGCAGCTACTACCTGTCGCTGATAGACTGGAATGATCCCCAAGATCCCCTCCGAAAAATTGTGATTCCAGATGCAAATGAGATGTACAACTGGGGCACGAAGGACCCATCCAGGGAGAGGTCATATACGGTTTTGCCTGGGCTTCAGCACAAGTACAGACAGACTGCACTTATGCTCGTCAGCAATGCATGTGGATCTCTGTGCAGGTTCTGCTTCCGGAAGAGGATATTCATAGACAGCCATCACGAGACCGCCATCGATCTTCCCAGAGCGCTGGATTACATAAGAGAGCACAGGGAGATAACAAACGTCCTTCTCAGCGGTGGAGATCCCCTCATGCTATCCACAGAAAGACTTGAGGAGATCGTGAGGAGGCTGCGGGATATCGACCACGTGCAGATCATACGCATCGGCACAAAGCTTCCGGTCTACAATCCATTCAGAATTACAGAGGATCCGTCGCTTCTCGAGATTGTGAAGCGCTACAGTCATGAAAACCGGAGGATATATTTCGTGATTCAGTTCAACCACCCGAAGGAGATCTCGAGTGAGACCCTGAAAGCTGTCAGCCAGCTACAGGAGGCAGGCGCAATAACCGTGAGCCAGACACCGCTTCTGAGAGGTGTGAACGACAATCCAGAAACGCTGGCACAGCTCTTCAAGAAGCTCTCTTTCATTGGTGTATCGCCTTACTATGTATTCCAATGCAGGCCGTCTATCGGAAACTACCATTTCCAGGTTCCTGTTGAGACGAGCTACGCGATCGTTGAAAAGGCTAAGTCGATGTGTTCGGGTCTGGCCAAGCGAGCCAAGTTCGTAATGTCACATGCGACAGGGAAGATCGAGGTCGTCGGGCTCACAGACAGGTATGTTTACATGAAGTACGCGCAGGCTGCAGATCCGGAGAATATAGGTATGTTCATGGTCTTCGAAAGGAATCCCGCTGCTTTCTGGTTCGATGACTATTCAGATCCCGTAGATCACCATCGTCTGGATGCGGAGGAGACGAGAGCCGCTGGAGATGTTTACATATCACAATCAGACGATGGCGGTGAACTACACGCAGCGACCACGATGGATTAG
- the cbiG gene encoding cobalt-precorrin 5A hydrolase: MQKSVAVLVFPRDIKKGERISGSLCSKYRADLHTYRKGIMEELFREYDMILALMAVGIVVRQVCPLLRDKWTDKPVVAVDSALKTAVPVIGGHHGANDLALYLFKHLGIYPAITTATDSSGRPNLEGIASAFGSEIVNRDASKHINASFLYQDVPIVRLRGPRIVIVDKDVAVLKSSGLIAGLGARKGATADEILSAVRSATAEAGRDVSEVRVIATSEIKSCDPEISRAAAKLGVSVVYLPDDALNAQKPLTPSRASMLGLSGVAEPAVLALAQRMILPKKVYGRVTVALGE; this comes from the coding sequence ATACAGAAGTCGGTAGCAGTTCTCGTCTTTCCGAGGGACATAAAGAAGGGAGAACGGATCTCAGGCAGCCTGTGCTCAAAATACAGAGCGGATCTTCACACATACAGGAAGGGCATAATGGAGGAGCTCTTCAGGGAATACGACATGATCCTCGCCCTGATGGCTGTTGGCATAGTCGTCAGGCAGGTATGCCCTCTGCTCAGGGATAAGTGGACGGACAAGCCAGTCGTCGCTGTGGACTCAGCCCTCAAAACAGCGGTTCCGGTCATTGGAGGCCATCATGGAGCAAATGATCTCGCGCTTTACCTCTTCAAGCATCTGGGCATATACCCCGCGATAACAACCGCGACCGATTCATCGGGAAGGCCAAACCTGGAGGGCATAGCATCCGCGTTCGGCTCTGAGATCGTGAACAGAGATGCATCGAAACATATCAATGCATCCTTTCTGTATCAGGATGTTCCCATCGTGAGGCTCAGGGGCCCCAGGATTGTGATCGTAGATAAGGATGTGGCCGTCCTGAAATCCAGCGGCTTGATCGCAGGGCTCGGGGCCAGAAAAGGAGCAACCGCAGATGAGATACTGAGCGCGGTAAGATCTGCGACCGCAGAGGCCGGACGGGATGTATCAGAGGTGAGGGTGATAGCGACGTCTGAAATCAAGAGCTGTGATCCGGAGATATCGAGGGCCGCCGCGAAGCTCGGCGTATCTGTTGTTTACCTCCCAGATGATGCTCTGAACGCACAGAAACCCCTGACGCCATCGAGGGCGAGCATGCTCGGCCTCTCAGGGGTTGCAGAGCCGGCGGTCCTGGCACTGGCGCAGAGGATGATACTGCCAAAGAAGGTTTACGGGAGGGTGACTGTTGCCCTCGGAGAGTAG
- a CDS encoding cobalt-precorrin-7 (C(5))-methyltransferase → MKIVGVGAGPGMITLEAIEAIRAAKLIYGSERAVALAADHIPPGCDVRVIRDYRSLRSLPDDAVVLSTGDPMLSGLGYLGGDVIPGISSMQVACARLGLSLLRVVPITFHGRKMDPEAVAFELEHGRCVFLLADDSTDLDELCRYLENRGIQRDVVVLRDLGYPEERINVGTTRDPPEARGLFSVVIGELR, encoded by the coding sequence ATGAAGATCGTAGGTGTTGGAGCAGGTCCTGGTATGATCACGCTGGAGGCGATCGAGGCGATAAGAGCAGCGAAGCTGATCTACGGATCGGAGCGGGCGGTAGCCCTGGCAGCGGATCACATACCGCCTGGCTGTGATGTCAGGGTTATAAGGGATTACAGATCGCTGCGGAGCCTGCCGGATGATGCTGTTGTTCTCTCAACTGGAGATCCCATGCTGAGCGGCCTCGGATATCTCGGAGGAGATGTCATACCTGGAATATCAAGCATGCAGGTCGCATGCGCACGCCTCGGCCTGAGCCTTTTGAGGGTTGTACCGATAACATTTCACGGCCGCAAGATGGATCCTGAGGCAGTTGCGTTTGAGCTGGAGCACGGTAGATGCGTGTTTCTGCTCGCCGACGATTCCACAGATCTGGATGAGCTCTGCAGGTATCTGGAGAATAGGGGAATACAAAGAGATGTTGTCGTTCTCAGAGATCTCGGATATCCGGAGGAGAGGATAAATGTTGGCACGACCAGGGATCCTCCGGAAGCGAGAGGTCTCTTCAGCGTGGTGATTGGCGAGCTTAGATGA
- a CDS encoding precorrin-8X methylmutase has product MERYSDLGAMTPEAFEISRASRELIARIVGDETLEDKIKQRCVMATGDPSIAESLRFVMDPVRAGFRALDDAADIFVDIRMVEAGIVKKGHRSRIRTLIDMGEEIASRLGVTRASAGVIAAKDELDGAVVVIGNAPTALLALCDIMERREAMPSLVIGIPVGFVRAAESKERLRRIEVPSISNVGTRGGTPIAVAAMNEIINMYHRGIR; this is encoded by the coding sequence ATGGAGAGATACTCAGATCTTGGCGCCATGACGCCCGAGGCGTTCGAGATTTCGAGGGCGAGCAGGGAGCTCATCGCCAGGATCGTCGGCGATGAGACCCTGGAGGACAAGATAAAGCAGAGGTGCGTCATGGCAACCGGCGACCCGAGCATTGCAGAGAGCCTGAGGTTTGTTATGGATCCGGTGAGGGCCGGCTTCAGGGCGCTCGATGATGCCGCGGACATATTTGTGGACATCAGGATGGTCGAGGCTGGCATTGTCAAGAAGGGCCACAGGTCCAGAATAAGAACGCTGATAGATATGGGCGAGGAGATTGCAAGCAGGCTTGGAGTCACCAGGGCTTCAGCAGGTGTCATCGCTGCGAAGGATGAGCTCGATGGCGCTGTAGTCGTGATAGGTAATGCGCCTACAGCTTTGCTGGCGCTCTGCGATATAATGGAGAGAAGAGAGGCGATGCCCTCGCTGGTCATAGGTATTCCTGTCGGATTTGTGAGAGCGGCTGAGAGCAAGGAGAGGCTGCGAAGGATAGAGGTACCATCTATATCTAACGTGGGCACAAGAGGCGGAACGCCTATCGCTGTTGCAGCGATGAACGAGATAATCAACATGTACCACCGGGGGATCAGGTAG
- a CDS encoding LSM domain-containing protein gives MYPNKKVQSLIGTKIQVEMKGSQRHVLEGILNSVDEYLNLHLLETVEIVNGERTRSLGSVILRGNNIILISPAE, from the coding sequence GTGTATCCGAATAAGAAGGTCCAGTCCCTTATAGGCACCAAGATACAGGTTGAGATGAAGGGCTCTCAGAGGCATGTCCTCGAGGGCATACTCAACAGCGTGGATGAGTATCTCAATCTGCACCTCCTGGAGACCGTTGAGATCGTCAACGGAGAGAGAACCAGGTCTCTGGGGTCTGTGATTCTGAGAGGAAACAACATAATACTGATCAGCCCGGCTGAGTAG